In one window of Desulforhabdus amnigena DNA:
- a CDS encoding ABC transporter permease, whose translation MKNETGLRAEDRPRRVDPFFWAAFICSTTVVVFIVLPLTEMILQPSFRDLWKALEDPDVIRSIGLSIYTSSLASIVSFIIGTPFAYLLARRRFHGKGFIESLIDLPIMIPHPIIGIAILSLAGRNHWLGRLMQEAGIHLMGTVTGIVTVLTFVGLPFYVNAVKAGFEAVPARLENVSRSLGASLAQTFFRVTFPLARRSMLVGLILCCARAISEFGAVIIVAYHPMIAPVMIYERFTAYGIRYSQPVAVWLIFVCLLLFLALRLVSSVREKST comes from the coding sequence TTGAAAAACGAAACTGGATTGCGGGCTGAGGATCGTCCCAGACGAGTCGATCCCTTCTTCTGGGCCGCTTTCATTTGCAGTACCACTGTTGTGGTGTTCATTGTGCTGCCCCTGACTGAGATGATCTTGCAGCCTTCGTTTCGCGATCTCTGGAAGGCGCTCGAAGATCCGGATGTTATTCGTTCTATCGGGCTCAGCATCTACACCTCGAGCCTTGCGTCCATCGTCTCTTTTATCATCGGGACCCCGTTTGCCTACCTTCTTGCCCGCAGGCGGTTTCATGGAAAAGGATTCATCGAAAGCCTCATCGATCTTCCCATCATGATCCCTCACCCGATCATAGGAATAGCCATATTGAGCCTCGCGGGCAGGAATCACTGGCTCGGCAGGCTCATGCAGGAAGCCGGCATTCACCTCATGGGCACCGTTACCGGCATCGTAACGGTCCTCACCTTCGTCGGATTGCCCTTTTATGTGAACGCGGTAAAGGCGGGATTCGAAGCTGTTCCGGCACGCCTGGAAAATGTCTCGAGGAGCCTCGGAGCCTCCCTTGCGCAAACTTTTTTTCGGGTGACTTTTCCTCTCGCCCGGCGGAGCATGTTGGTCGGTTTGATCCTGTGCTGTGCGCGGGCCATCAGCGAGTTCGGTGCGGTCATCATCGTGGCTTATCACCCGATGATTGCGCCCGTGATGATTTACGAGCGCTTCACTGCCTACGGGATCAGGTATTCCCAGCCTGTAGCGGTGTGGCTTATCTTCGTCTGCCTTCTGCTGTTCCTGGCTCTGAGGCTGGTGTCGTCGGTGAGGGAGAAGTCTACATGA
- the wtpA gene encoding tungstate ABC transporter substrate-binding protein WtpA: protein MGMTRHERFPGKAVVLAMFLFAMLAFAFPAGAEPQGRLIVFIAGSLSVPFEKMEKLFEEKYPKVDVLLEAGGSTKMARMISELNKPADIMASADFAVIDKILIPQHADWNVRFATNQLVLCYTDKSKYADQVNADNWYEILGREGVVWGHSDPNLDPCGYRALMVLQLAEKHYKQQGLDDRLLANRPKENIRPKSVELVSLLKTGNMDYAWEYLSVAVQHDLKYIKLPDEINLGNYKYDDFYKQAKVEVSGDEPGKTVTRTGDSCTYGVTIIKNAPNREAALAFVEFMLDPEGGAQILEKLGQPPFVPARVPTKKMKDKLPASLQKLVEIKN, encoded by the coding sequence ATGGGAATGACAAGGCATGAGAGGTTTCCTGGGAAGGCAGTGGTCCTTGCCATGTTTCTCTTTGCAATGCTGGCGTTTGCTTTTCCTGCAGGAGCGGAACCTCAAGGGAGACTCATTGTCTTCATTGCAGGCAGTCTGAGTGTACCGTTTGAAAAGATGGAAAAGCTCTTCGAGGAAAAGTATCCCAAGGTGGATGTGCTGCTGGAAGCCGGCGGCAGTACAAAGATGGCTCGCATGATTTCCGAATTGAACAAACCGGCGGATATTATGGCTTCAGCGGATTTTGCCGTCATCGACAAAATACTGATTCCCCAGCATGCTGATTGGAATGTCAGGTTTGCCACGAATCAGCTGGTGCTCTGCTACACGGATAAAAGCAAGTACGCCGATCAAGTGAATGCGGACAACTGGTACGAAATTCTGGGTAGAGAGGGAGTGGTCTGGGGGCATTCCGATCCCAATTTGGATCCCTGTGGCTACAGGGCTCTTATGGTCCTCCAACTGGCAGAGAAGCATTACAAGCAGCAGGGCCTCGACGACCGGTTACTCGCAAATCGTCCGAAGGAAAACATCCGCCCGAAATCGGTGGAGCTGGTTTCGCTCCTGAAGACCGGAAATATGGATTACGCTTGGGAATACCTCTCCGTGGCGGTACAGCACGATCTCAAATACATCAAGCTTCCCGATGAAATCAACCTCGGCAACTACAAATATGATGATTTCTACAAGCAGGCAAAAGTGGAGGTGAGCGGCGACGAACCCGGCAAGACCGTGACGCGGACGGGAGATTCGTGCACCTACGGCGTGACGATCATCAAGAATGCCCCTAACCGGGAGGCCGCCCTGGCCTTCGTGGAATTCATGCTTGACCCTGAGGGGGGAGCGCAGATCCTCGAAAAGCTGGGACAGCCCCCATTTGTCCCGGCCAGAGTGCCCACGAAGAAGATGAAAGATAAGCTGCCTGCATCCTTGCAGAAACTGGTAGAGATCAAGAATTAG
- a CDS encoding ABC transporter ATP-binding protein, translating to MIEIDGLSMELSSFALYNINLSVRNGEFFTLLGPTGAGKTLILEAIAGVSPINGGCICLDGRDVTRLPPEKRGVGIVYQDYALFPHLSVKENVVYGLRYRKIDPEESSDWVDWLVERLGIRSLLNRFPPTLSGGEKQRVALARALAVRPSLLLLDEPLSALDPNFREEIRELLKKLHRELKITFLMVTHDFSEALFLSERSAIINNGRIEQVGPISDVFNKPSSPFVAEFVGMKNVFRAGFNGARALLDDLELHLSRPPDGHKDYIAIRPEDVLIGVESSSPGNANVFHGELCERIDRGLYLEVSIRRGNLLFKAVLTKRDLFERNLQERTEVRVSIDPSAIHVF from the coding sequence ATGATCGAGATCGATGGGCTGAGTATGGAGCTTTCCAGCTTTGCGCTGTACAATATTAATCTCTCCGTCCGCAATGGGGAGTTTTTCACCCTTCTTGGTCCCACCGGAGCTGGAAAGACCCTTATCCTCGAAGCCATTGCCGGAGTATCACCCATCAATGGCGGCTGTATTTGCCTTGACGGCCGGGATGTCACCCGCCTCCCGCCTGAAAAGCGTGGTGTCGGAATCGTATATCAGGACTATGCCCTCTTTCCCCATCTGTCGGTGAAGGAAAATGTTGTCTATGGGCTCCGTTACAGGAAGATCGATCCCGAGGAATCTTCAGACTGGGTCGATTGGCTCGTGGAGCGTCTGGGGATAAGATCCCTCTTGAATCGTTTTCCGCCCACTCTGAGTGGTGGCGAAAAACAGCGCGTGGCCCTTGCCCGTGCCCTTGCCGTCCGTCCGTCTCTCCTCCTTCTCGACGAGCCCCTCTCGGCCCTCGATCCCAATTTTCGGGAGGAGATCCGTGAACTGCTCAAAAAACTGCACAGGGAGCTCAAAATTACCTTCCTGATGGTCACCCATGATTTTTCTGAAGCACTTTTTCTCAGTGAACGGTCGGCCATTATCAACAATGGGAGAATCGAGCAGGTCGGCCCCATTTCCGATGTCTTCAACAAGCCATCCTCACCTTTCGTAGCAGAGTTCGTAGGGATGAAGAACGTCTTTCGGGCAGGCTTCAACGGCGCCAGAGCATTGCTGGATGATTTGGAACTCCACCTGTCGAGGCCACCCGACGGACATAAAGACTACATTGCCATCCGGCCCGAAGATGTTTTGATCGGTGTGGAAAGCTCTTCTCCAGGCAATGCCAACGTTTTTCATGGCGAGTTGTGCGAAAGGATCGATCGGGGGCTTTATCTTGAAGTCTCCATCCGAAGGGGAAACCTCCTTTTCAAGGCAGTGCTCACCAAAAGAGATTTGTTCGAGAGGAACCTACAGGAAAGGACAGAGGTGAGGGTTAGCATCGACCCTTCTGCAATACATGTTTTTTGA
- a CDS encoding OprD family outer membrane porin, whose product MVKKIRNCIRADRISSLWRMIHHHVRHAFSICLLVLSCSSWAWCPANAAEEAIKKTPIDRLNELGYGTVSGKLQLLTMGRGGNLRSPDIDEDAYSSSLAFSLNYKTPTYQGVSLGAQFIHAWDLGEGGTIDIEEGPAWFLSNSGFTLLNDAHIDYNFTHLGLAKTLLRVGRIPLNLDFAPSYAIRQKEQAYEAVTLSSQDIPGVDLSLGHIERYSSWSSRTRTDSNVITYEFIDVADTENVPYSTSGMQFASIAYNGLPHTSLTVYDFFGQDLYNTAGFKAAYTIGSGDSFQTILKAGYSNQRDVGCFSSDGGGEVESDVYDLSIQFKIGDFSLEPGFFGVAGDEAKNNYHVPFRTNFTVDPLMMWYPRVFGGGSDSFYLKSTYKWRNTSFYMLYVLTKTAEFIDHGSLDQEIDLVVGQKLWTHWSVAIKGAYGVRDVGIGSDWHESDLRLFIAYNF is encoded by the coding sequence ATGGTGAAAAAGATTCGGAACTGCATCCGTGCCGATCGCATCTCATCGCTTTGGAGGATGATTCACCACCATGTACGGCATGCGTTTTCAATCTGCCTGCTGGTCCTTTCGTGCTCCTCCTGGGCCTGGTGCCCTGCAAACGCTGCTGAGGAAGCAATCAAAAAGACCCCGATAGACCGCCTCAACGAGCTCGGCTATGGTACCGTTTCGGGAAAACTGCAGCTGCTGACCATGGGGCGTGGAGGAAACCTGAGATCACCCGATATCGACGAGGACGCCTACTCTTCGTCCCTGGCCTTCAGCCTGAATTACAAGACTCCAACTTATCAGGGTGTTTCCCTGGGTGCGCAGTTCATCCATGCGTGGGACCTGGGGGAAGGCGGCACCATCGATATTGAGGAAGGCCCGGCATGGTTCCTTTCCAATAGCGGCTTTACGCTTCTAAACGATGCCCATATCGACTATAACTTTACCCATCTCGGTCTGGCAAAGACGCTGCTTCGGGTCGGACGCATCCCACTCAACCTGGACTTCGCACCCTCCTACGCCATCCGTCAAAAAGAGCAGGCCTATGAAGCAGTGACGCTCTCCAGCCAGGACATTCCCGGCGTGGACCTCAGCCTCGGGCACATTGAACGTTACAGCAGCTGGTCCTCCCGTACCCGGACGGATTCCAACGTTATCACCTATGAATTTATCGATGTCGCAGATACCGAGAATGTACCCTACTCGACCAGCGGGATGCAGTTCGCTTCGATTGCCTACAACGGCCTTCCCCATACCTCGCTGACCGTTTATGATTTTTTCGGGCAGGACCTTTATAACACGGCAGGCTTCAAAGCAGCCTACACCATCGGCTCCGGTGATTCCTTCCAGACGATTCTGAAGGCCGGCTACAGCAACCAACGCGATGTCGGTTGTTTCAGCAGCGACGGCGGCGGAGAAGTGGAATCGGATGTTTACGACCTGTCGATCCAGTTCAAGATCGGAGATTTCTCGCTCGAGCCCGGTTTTTTTGGGGTAGCCGGCGACGAAGCGAAAAACAATTACCACGTTCCCTTCCGTACAAACTTCACGGTCGATCCACTGATGATGTGGTACCCGCGTGTCTTCGGGGGCGGCAGCGATTCATTCTATCTCAAAAGCACATACAAATGGCGAAACACCAGTTTCTATATGCTCTACGTACTCACGAAAACCGCCGAATTCATCGATCATGGATCTTTGGACCAGGAAATCGATCTCGTTGTCGGCCAAAAGCTGTGGACACACTGGAGCGTTGCGATCAAGGGCGCCTATGGTGTCCGGGATGTAGGTATCGGCAGCGACTGGCATGAAAGTGACTTGAGGCTTTTCATCGCGTACAATTTCTGA